One window of Daphnia carinata strain CSIRO-1 chromosome 7, CSIRO_AGI_Dcar_HiC_V3, whole genome shotgun sequence genomic DNA carries:
- the LOC130694872 gene encoding myc protein-like — MSSMCESLFFGHSDLLLSSTGPCIMTTNDCSWSSQLDMPTPPVSPSRSNDNDMKKETTSVIDEDLDLGLGELISGMDLPLFLDNLDSDAWFSDLHSDAIVPDVLPENKCDSVNELRHDCMWAGHCPAEEHRSKKDLVQLPCLLSSSPPESTVLTMPCVLPIAVGCRTRLDTLGSVRPETPISLSDSELDADQLTSDEGSNKIHHSSSSSSGDESESDEDPPMMNYQPTLPPNIHPVRSHQMRKMTNNNKLVKTVSSSNSSLIPDHSYSHSDHSYHTQRRPVMSDHLAMAFELGAPTPSDSEEEIDVVSLGEVLRMNPSAAAAAMTATTGKSLSAGNVASPTNTTSVSHAPLRLKLKVGGTPAASGQVLMRKALPSHPSALVRQQLQLAVASAAQQRKHSEQTSKKSGDIKLSGKMSHSERSSSSNSERSSSKRPRSSGESGSSSPRKRCSRAASDSEDSCEKRSQHNSMERQRRVDLRNAFEFLRSLIPDLEATDRAAKVVILKKAANFCQGLTNREKQFVADKDALQKRQEMLRKRLALLQRRR, encoded by the exons ATGTCGTCCATGTGTGAATCGCTATTTTTCGGTCACAGTGACCTTTTGCTATCATCGACAGGGCCGTGCATCATGACAACAAATGACTGTTCGTGGTCCAGCCAGTTGGACATGCCAACACCGCCCGTTTCACCATCTCGAAGCAACGACAACGAtatgaagaaagaaacgaCATCAGTCATCGACGAAGATCTCGACTTGGGTTTAGGCGAATTGATTAGCGGAATGGATTTGCCGCTGTTTTTAGACAATCTCGATTCCGACGCTTGGTTTAGCGATTTACATTCTGACGCCATCGTGCCAGACGTCCTCCCCGAAAACAAGTGCGACTCGGTCAATGAATTAAGACACGACTGCATGTGGGCGGGACATTGCCCAGCTGAAGAACATCGAAGCAAGAAAGATTTGGTCCAGCTTCCCTGTTTGTTGTCATCCAGTCCACCTGAATCGACGGTCTTGACCATGCCCTGCGTTTTACCCATTGCCGTTGGTTGCCGAACCCGACTCGATACGCTGGGCTCCGTCAGACCTGAAACTCCAATCTCCTTGTCCGATTCTGAATTGGATGCTGATCAATTAACCAGCGATGAAGGCAGTAACAAGATTCACCAttcgtcttcttcctcgtcTGGCGATGAATCTGAATCGGACGAAGATCCACCAATGATGAATTATCAACCGACTTTGCCTCCAAATATTCATCCAGTGCGGAGTCATCAGATGCGCAAAAtgaccaacaacaacaagctcGTCAAGACGGTGTCATCTTCGAATTCGTCGCTCATTCCCGATCACAGTTACAGCCATAGTGATCACTCGTATCACACGCAACGGAGACCTGTTATGTCTGATCATTTGGCTATGGCATTCGAACTTGGAGCACCAACGCCTTCCGATTCAG aagaagaaattgatgTCGTGTCATTGGGTGAAGTTCTGCGTATGAATCCGTCTGCGGCTGCCGCTGCCATGACCGCAACAACCGGCAAGTCATTATCTGCTGGTAATGTGGCGTCTCCTACCAACACGACGTCCGTCAGTCACGCTCCACTCCGACTTAAATTGAAAG TTGGAGGTACACCTGCTGCTTCCGGACAAGTGCTGATGCGCAAAGCTCTTCCATCGCATCCGTCTGCGCTGGTGAGGCAACAATTGCAGTTGGCTGTTGCGTCGGCTGCCCAGCAGCGCAAACATTCAGAACAGACGTCTAAGAAATCAGGTGATATCAAATTGAGCGGGAAAATGAGCCACAGCGAGCGGagtagcagcagcaacagtGAGCGAAGCAGCAGTAAAAGACCTCGGTCTTCCGGCGAAAGCGGTTCCAGTTCTCCGCGGAAGCGTTGCTCCCGGGCTGCCAGCGATTCCGAGGACAGCTGCGAAAAACGCTCCCAGCACAACTCGATGGAGCGTCAACGACGAGTAGATCTCCGTAACGCTTTCGAATTCCTCCGTTCGCTGATTCCCGATCTGGAAGCTACGGATCGGGCGGCAAAAGTtgtcattttgaaaaaagccGCCAACTTTTGCCAGGGATTGACGAATCGAGAAAAACAGTTTGTTGCAGATAAAGACGCCCTCCAAAAACGCCAAGAAATGTTGAGGAAGAGATTGGCGCTTTTACAACGCCGGCGTTAA